A single Meles meles chromosome 20, mMelMel3.1 paternal haplotype, whole genome shotgun sequence DNA region contains:
- the ABCA7 gene encoding phospholipid-transporting ATPase ABCA7 isoform X3 — translation MAFWTQLMLLLWKNFLYRRRQPVQLLVELLWPLFLFFILVAVRHSHPPLEHHECHFPNKPLPSAGTIPWLQGLICNLNNTCFPQPTPAEQPRVLSNFQDSLVSRLLADARTVLGGPSTHRMLASLGKLMPMLRAAGTTAQRQPSDRRQDLLSLTAELLGTLLGEGSLGSALDHAPASVSSFAEAAEDLAQELRALPSLVELRALLRRPQGAGGPLEAVSEALCSARGPSIPGGPSLNWYEASHLKEWAGQEPAAAQPDRGLSPACAELVGSLESHPLSRLLWRRLKPLVLGKVLFTPNTAFTRQLMAQVNRTFQELALLKDVQEVWGTLGPRLFDFLNDSTNLAMLQRLLQAGDRGRRRPGSGGQAQAKALLAFLDPHGDGYTWQEAHADVGHVVGVLGRVMECVTLDKLEAASSEAALVARALELLAEHRFWAGIVFLGPEDGLDGAQPGGPGHVRVKIRMDIDAVTRTNEIRDRFWDPGPAADPLTDLRYVWGGFVYLQDLLERAAVRMLSGREPRARLFLQQMPHPCFVDDAFLRVLSRSLPLFLTLAWIYSVALTVKAVVREKETRLRGTMQAMGLGRAVLWLGWFLSGLAPFLLSTALLVLVLKLGDILPYSHPAVVFLFLAAFAVATVVQSFLLSAFFSRANLAAACGGLAYFVLYLPYVLCVAWRDQLPAGGLVAASLLSPVAFGFGCESLALLEEQGEGAQWRNMGAGPAAGVFSLAQVSGILLLDALLYGLATCYLEAFCPGQYGIPKPWNFPFRRSYWFGPRSLKGSSPPATPKDPNVLIEEVPPGLIPGVSVRGLEKHFPGNPQPALRGLSLDFYQGQITALLGHNGAGKTTTLSILSGLFPPTRGSACILGYDVQSSMEAIRPHLGVCPQYNVLFDMLTVEEHIWFYGRLKGLSAAAVRPEQACLLQDVGLVPKSGAQTRHLSGGMQRKLSVAIAFVGGSRVVILDEPTAGVDPASRRSIWELLLKYREGRTLILSTHHLDEAELLGDRVAVVAGGHLCCCASPLFLRRRLGSGYYLTLAKAPASRAASSEGQADLEESVDAGQKREPGGWGGAAGVPRLLSLVQQLVPGARLVRELPHELGLVLPYGGAVDGSFSRLFWEVDQRLGELGLAGYGISDASLEEIFLKVVQDGAAATDLEDAATGGSHRQQPDPGSARPDVTTQLKILPEESLLENGELAPSAPETQTLQASAQPRVWGWALTRQQLRALLLKRFLLARRSRRGLFAQIVLPALFVGLALVFSLIVPPFGHYPALRLSPSMYGAQVSFFSDDAPGNVDRARLLEMLLEEAGLEAPPGDSATRMPECPAPAVCRFWVPEVPAGVAEVLTSGNWTSESPSPACQCSQPGARRLLPDCPAAAGGLPPPQALAGSGQVVQNLTGRNLSDFLVKTYPRLVRQGLKTKKWVNEVRYGGFSLGGRDPGLPSGQEVSRSVEQLRVLLAPPPGGALDRILSSLAVWAPSLDADDSLKIWFNNKGWHAMVAFVNRANNAILRAQLPPGTARHAHSITTLNHPLNLTKEQLSEAALMASSVDVLVSICVVFALSFVPASFTLVLIEERITRAKHLQCMGGLPPTLYWLGNFLWDMCNYLVSACVVVLIFLAFQQRAYVAPANLPALLLLLLLYGWSITPLMYPASFFFSVPSTAYVVLTCVNLFIGINGSMATFVLELFSDQKLQDVSRILKHVFLIFPHFCLGRGLIDMVRNQALADAFERLGDGQFQSPLRWEVVGKNLLAMAVQGPLFLLSTLLLQHGGRLVPQPQPRLLHPLGDEDEDVARERERVVQGDTQGDVLVLRDLTKVYHGQKTPAVDHLCLGIPPGECFGLLGVNGAGKTSTFRMVTGDTLPSGGEAMLAGHSMAREPPAVP, via the exons ATGGCCTTCTGGACGCAGCTCATGCTGCTGCTTTGGAAGAATTTCCTGTACCGCAGGAGACAGCCG gtccAGCTCTTGGTGGAGTTGCTGtggcctctctttctcttcttcatccTGGTGGCCGTCCgccactcccaccccccccttgAGCACCACGAAT GCCATTTCCCCAACAAGCCGCTGCCCTCGGCCGGCACCATTCCTTGGCTCCAGGGTCTCATCTGCAACTTGAACAACACTTGCTTCCCGCAGCCCACGCCTGCCGAGCAGCCGCGCGTCCTCAGCAACTTCCAGGACTCCCT ggtCTCCCGGCTCCTGGCAGATGCCCGCACTGTCCTGGGGGGCCCCAGCACCCACAGAATGCTGGCCAGCCTGGGAAAGCTGATGCCGATGCTGAGAGCTGCAGGCACAACAG CCCAGCGTCAGCCAAGCGACCGACGGCAGGACCTCCTGTCCCTGACCGCTGAGCTACTGGGAACACTGCTGGGAGAG GGCTCCCTGGGGTCTGCTTTGGACCACGCCCCGGCGTCCGTGAGCAGCTTCGCAGAGGCAGCAGAGGACCTGGCCCAGGAG CTCCGGGCACTGCCCAGCCTGGTGGAGCTCCGGGCGCTGCTGCGGAGACCCCAAGGAGCAGGTGGACCCCTGGAGGCTGTGTCTGAGGCCCTCTGCAGTGCCCGGGGACCGAGCATCCCCGGGGGGCCCTCCCTCAACTGGTACGAGGCCAGCCACCTGAAGGAGTGGGCGGGGCAGGAGCCAGCCGCGGCCCAACCCGACCGCGGCCTGA GCCCTGCTTGTGCTGAGCTGGTGGGGTCCCTGGAATCTCACCCACTGTCCCGCCTGCTCTGGAGGCGTCTGAAGCCGCTGGTCCTGGGGAAAGTGCTGTTTACACCCAACACTGCCTTCACCAGGCAGCTCATGGCCCAG GTGAACCGGACCTTCCAGGAGCTGGCCCTGCTGAAGGACGTCCAGGAGGTGTGGGGTACACTGGGACCCCGGCTCTTCGACTTCCTGAACGACAGTACGAACCTGGCGATGCTGCAG AGGCTCCTGCAAgctggggacagaggaaggaggcGGCCGGGATCTGGAGGCCAGGcccaggccaaggccctgctggcCTTTCTGGACCCCCATGGGGACGGCTACACCTGGCAGGAGGCCCATGCCGACGTGGGCCACGTGGTGGGCGTGCTGGGCCGTGTGATGGAG tgtgtgaccctggacaagctGGAGGCGGCATCCTCAGAGGCCGCCCTGGTGGCACGGGCGCTCGAGCTGCTGGCGGAGCACCGCTTCTGGGCCGGCATCGTCTTCCTGGGGCCCGAGGATGGTCTGGACGGCGCACAGCCCGGGGGCCCCGGCCACGTGCGCGTCAAGATCCGCATGGACATCGACGCCGTCACGAGAACCAATGAGATCAGGGACAG GTTCTGGGACCCCGGCCCGGCCGCCGACCCCTTGACCGACCTGCGCTACGTGTGGGGCGGCTTCGTGTACCTGCAGGACCTGCTGGAGCGCGCGGCGGTGCGCATGCTCAGCGGCCGCGAGCCCCGGGCCCGGCTCTTCCTGCAGCAGATGCCGCACCCCTGCTTCGTGGATGACGC GTTCCTGCGCGTCCTGAGCCGCTCGCTGCCGCTCTTCCTGACGCTGGCTTGGATCTACTCGGTGGCGCTGACCGTGAAGGCCGTGGTGCGCGAGAAGGAAACCAGGCTGCGCGGCACCATGCAGGCCATGGGGCTGGGCCGCGCCGTGCTGTGGCTCGGCTGGTTCCTCAGCGGCCTGGCGCCCTTCCTGCTCAGCACCGCGCTGCTCGTGCTGGTGCTCAAG CTCGGGGACATCCTCCCCTACAGCCACCCGGCCGTGGTCTTCCTGTTCCTGGCGGCTTTCGCCGTGGCCACCGTGGTCCAGAGCTTCCTTCTGAGCGCCTTCTTCTCCCGCGCCAACCTGGCGGCCGCCTGCGGAGGCCTAGCCTACTTCGTGCTCTATCTACCCTATGTGCTGTGCGTGGCCTGGCGGGACCAGCTGCCTGCGGGTGGCCTGGTGGCTGCG AGCCTTCTGTCTCCCGTGGCCTTTGGGTTCGGCTGCGAGAGCCTGGCGCTGCTGGAGGAGCAGGGCGAGGGCGCGCAGTGGCGCAACATGGGCGCTGGGCCTGCGGCCGGCGTCTTCAGCTTGGCGCAGGTTTCCGGCATTCTGCTGCTGGATGCCCTGCTCTATGGCCTGGCCACCTGCTACCTGGAGGCCTTCTGCCCAG GCCAGTACGGGATCCCCAAACCGTGGAACTTTCCCTTTCGGAGGAGCTACTGGTTTGGACCTCGTTCTCTCAAGGGTTCCTCCCCACCTGCCACCCCGAAGGACCCAAATG TGCTGATCGAGGAGGTACCCCCCGGCCTGATCCCAGGGGTCTCCGTACGGGGCCTGGAGAAGCACTTTCCCGGCAACCCGCAGCCGGCCCTGCGCGGGCTCAGCCTGGACTTCTACCAGGGCCAGATCACTGCCTTGCTGGGCCACAATGGAGCCGGCAAGACGACCACACT GTCCATCCTGAGTGGCCTCTTTCCCCCAACCCGGGGCTCCGCCTGCATCCTGGGCTATGACGTCCAGTCCAGCATGGAAGCCATCCGGCCGCACCTGGGCGTCTGCCCGCAGTACAACGTGCTGTTTGACAT GCTGACCGTGGAGGAGCACATCTGGTTCTACGGGCGGCTCAAGGGTCTGAGTGCGGCTGCTGTGCGCCCCGAGCAGGCTTGTCTCttgcaggatgtggggctcgtCCCCAAGTCGGGTGCACAGACACGCCACCTCTCTG GTGGGATGCAGAGGAAGCTTTCAGTGGCCATCGCCTTTGTGGGTGGCTCCCGGGTCGTGATCCTAGATGAGCCCACAGCTGGTGTGGACCCTGCTTCCCGTCGCAGCATTTGGGAGCTGCTGCTCAAATACCGGGAAG GTCGCACACTGATCCTTTCCACCCACCACCTGGACGAGGCAGAGCTGCTAGGAGACCGCGTGGCTGTGGTGGCCGGGGGCCACTTGTGCTGCTGCGCTTCCCCGCTCTTCCTGCGCCGGCGCCTCGGCTCGGGCTACTACCTGACCCTGGCGAAGGCTCCCGCGTCCCGGGCCGCCAGCAGCGAG GGGCAGGCTGACCTGGAGGAGAGCGTAGATGCCGGGCAGAAGAGGGAGCCGGGCGGCTGGGGCGGCGCGGCTG GTGTGCCCAGGCTGCTGTCCCTCGTGCAGCAGCTGGTGCCCGGGGCGCGGCTGGTGAGGGAGCTGCCCCACGAGCTGGGGCTGGTGCTGCCCTACGGGGGCGCTGTGGACGGCAGCTTCTCCAGGCTTTTCTGGGAGGTGGACCAGCGGCTGGGGGAGCTGGGGCTGGCCGGCTACGGGATCTCGGACGCCAGCCTGGAAGAG ATCTTCCTGAAGGTGGTACAGGATGGTGCTGCGGCCACAGACCTGGAGGATGCGGCCACAG GTGGTAGCCACAGGCAGCAGCCAGACCCAGGCAGCGCTCGCCCAGATGTGACCACACAGCTCAAGATCCTCCCCGAGGAGTCCCTCTTGGAAAATGGGGAGCTCG cTCCATCTGCCCCAGAGACGCAGACCTTGCAGGCCTCTGCACAGCCCCGGGTGTGGGGCTGGGCACTGACCCGCCAACAGCTCCGGGCCCTGCTTCTCAAGCGCTTTCTGCTTGCCCGCCGCAGCCGCCGTGGCCTGTTTGCACAG ATCGTGCTGCCTGCCCTCTTCGTGGGGCTGGCGCTGGTGTTCAGTCTCATCGTGCCTCCTTTCGGACACTACCCGGCTCTGCGGCTCAGTCCCAGCATGTACGGTGCCCAGGTGTCCTTCTTCAG CGACGACGCTCCCGGGAACGTGGATCGCGCCCGCCTGCTGGAGATGCTGCTGGAGGAGGCGGGACTGGAGGCCCCCCCGGGGGACAGCGCCACCAG GATGCCCGAGTGCCCAGCGCCCGCTGTCTGCCGGTTTTGGGTGCCTGAAGTGCCCGCGGGTGTCGCTGAGGTCCTGACCAGCGGAAACTGGACCTCGGAGTCCCCGTCCCCAGCCTGCCAGTGCAGCCAGCCCGGAGCCCGGCGCCTGCTGCCCGACTGCCCCGCTGCGGCGGGtggtctccccccgccccaggcgcTGGCCGGCTCTGGGCAGGTGGTGCAGAACCTGACAGGCCGGAACCTGTCCGACTTCCTGGTGAAGACCTACCCGCGCCTGGTCCGGCAGGG cCTGAAGACCAAGAAGTGGGTGAACGAGGTCAG GTACGGGGGCTTCTCCTTGGGGGGCCGAGACCCAGGCCTGCCCTCGGGCCAGGAGGTGAGTCGCTCCGTGGAGCAGCTGCGGGTGCTGCTGGCCCCCCCGCCTGGCGGGGCCCTCGACCGCATCCTGAGCAGCCTCGCGGTGTGGGCTCCCAGCCTCGACGCGGACGACAGTCTCAAG ATCTGGTTCAACAACAAGGGCTGGCACGCCATGGTGGCCTTTGTCAACAGAGCCAACAATGCCATCCTCCGCGCCCAGCTGCCCCCGGGCACTGCCCGCCATGCCCACAGCATCACCACGCTCAACCACCCCCTGAACCTCACCAAGGAGCAGCTGTCGGAGGCTGCGCT GATGGCCTCCTCGGTGGACGTGCTTGTCTCCATCTGCGTGGTCTTTGCCTTGTCTTTCGTCCCGGCCAGCTTCACCCTCGTTCTCATCGAGGAGCGCATCACCCGGGCCAAACACCTGCAGTGTATGGGGGGCCTGCCTCCCACTCTTTACTGGCTCGGCAACTTCCTCTGGGACATG TGTAACTACTTGGTGTCAGCATGCGTCGTGGTGCTcatctttctggccttccagcaGAGGGCGTACGTGGCCCCTGCCAACTTGCCCGCCCTCCTGCTGCTGTTACTACTCTATGG CTGGTCGATCACGCCACTCATGTACcctgcctccttcttcttctccgtGCCCAGCACGGCCTACGTGGTGCTCACCTGTGTCAACCTCTTTATTGGCATCAACGGCAGCATGGCCACCTTTGTGCTGGAGCTCTTCTCTGATCAG AAGCTGCAGGATGTCAGCCGGATCCTGAAACATGTCTTCCTAATCTTCCCCCACTTCTGCCTGGGCCGGGGGCTCATTGACATGGTGCGGAACCAGGCCTTGGCTGATGCCTTTGAGCGCTTGG GGGATGGGCAGTTCCAGTCACCCTTGCGCTGGGAGGTGGTCGGCAAGAACCTCTTGGCCATGGCGGTACAGGGGCCACTCTTCCTCCTGTCCACGCTCCTGCTGCAACACGGCGGACGCCTCGTGCCGCA ACCCCAGCCAAGGTTGCTGCACCCCTTGGGGGACGAGGATGAGGACGTGGCCCGAGAGCGGGAACGGGTGGTCCAAGGGGACACCCAGGGGGACGTGTTGGTGCTGAGAGACCTGACCAAG GTGTAccatgggcagaagacaccagcTGTCGACCACCTGTGCCTGGGGATCCCCCCTGGTGAG TGTTTCGGTCTGCTGGGAGTGAACGGAGCAGGGAAAACCTCCACGTTTCGCATGGTGACCGGGGACACGCTGCCCAGCGGTGGCGAGGCCATGCTGGCAGGCCACAG CATGGCCCGGGAGCCACCGGCTGTTCCCTGA